A region from the Lentimonas sp. CC4 genome encodes:
- the rbsD gene encoding D-ribose pyranase, with protein sequence MKTGPLINSEISATIARMGHTDQLTLADAGLPIPDGVQRIDLAVARGLPQLLPVLSAVLTELKVEAVIMAEEFASVSPDAHQAILKLLRETYPEVKIETLSHEAFKRKTSQSKAVIRTGECTPYANLILQSGVAF encoded by the coding sequence ATGAAAACAGGACCATTAATAAACAGCGAAATCTCCGCGACCATCGCACGCATGGGGCATACCGACCAGCTCACTCTGGCCGATGCAGGATTACCAATCCCAGATGGCGTGCAACGCATCGACCTAGCGGTAGCACGTGGGCTTCCACAATTACTGCCGGTTCTCTCGGCTGTTCTCACTGAACTAAAAGTCGAAGCAGTGATTATGGCAGAAGAATTCGCATCGGTCAGCCCAGACGCCCATCAAGCGATCCTCAAGTTACTCCGCGAGACTTACCCAGAGGTTAAAATTGAAACTCTGTCACACGAGGCATTTAAACGGAAGACAAGCCAATCAAAAGCGGTCATTCGCACTGGGGAATGCACCCCGTATGCCAACCTTATCCTGCAATCAGGAGTCGCATTTTAA
- a CDS encoding DNA starvation/stationary phase protection protein gives MAKKKSKSPSVKIAEASPCVVEALRLVVADSYALLAQTHICHWNVRGPSFFALHAAFEEQYTELFGAIDEVAERIRALGALAPGGLGNLAKIAGTKEIAEDSSADDMVKHLLALNNKLVTDLKSARDAAGDAGDDQTEDLMIARVQVHEKTIWMLNSYLG, from the coding sequence ATGGCTAAAAAGAAATCAAAATCACCCTCCGTTAAAATTGCTGAAGCATCACCCTGCGTGGTTGAGGCCTTGCGTCTAGTGGTTGCTGATAGTTATGCATTATTAGCTCAAACGCACATTTGCCATTGGAACGTTCGTGGCCCTTCTTTCTTTGCGTTGCATGCTGCTTTTGAAGAGCAATATACCGAACTGTTTGGCGCGATCGATGAAGTGGCCGAACGCATTCGTGCTCTAGGTGCCTTGGCACCTGGTGGCCTAGGTAACTTGGCTAAGATTGCAGGCACTAAAGAAATTGCCGAAGATTCATCTGCGGACGATATGGTAAAGCACTTGTTAGCATTAAACAACAAGCTGGTGACCGACTTGAAAAGTGCTCGTGATGCCGCTGGAGATGCTGGGGATGATCAGACTGAAGACCTCATGATTGCTCGTGTCCAAGTGCACGAAAAAACGATTTGGATGCTAAACAGTTATCTTGGCTAA
- a CDS encoding 1-deoxy-D-xylulose-5-phosphate reductoisomerase, whose amino-acid sequence MAETAKKRVVLLGATGSIGGSTLRVLRAHSDRMQLVGVAAHSSHSELAAICAEFDVPHATLSSETAYAEAKAADSFPSGTQLGCGEQGLLEVSTLPEADIVLVAVVGACGLKPTLAAIEAGKDIALANKELLVLGGAFVIEAAKRKGVRLLPTDSEHNAIFQCIEGHPQQHLEKLILTASGGQFRDTPVEQLAKVTPADATQHPNWSMGPKITVDSATMANKGLELIEAHWLFGLEPDRLEVVIHPQSIVHSFAQFIDGSILAQLSPPSMTFAIQHCLLYPDRAPGVDATTDFSKAFSLDFKAPDMERFPCLQLAYDAMRTGGSAPAIFNAANEIAVERFLAHELPYLDIPRVIEHTLSKVNAAHAADLEALLAIDAEARKVARDFATKDRLL is encoded by the coding sequence ATGGCAGAGACTGCGAAAAAAAGAGTCGTGCTCCTGGGTGCGACGGGCTCCATCGGCGGCAGCACCCTACGTGTGTTGCGTGCACACAGCGACCGTATGCAGCTCGTCGGCGTCGCCGCACACTCCAGCCATAGCGAACTCGCAGCCATCTGCGCCGAGTTTGACGTGCCACACGCCACGCTCTCTAGCGAAACCGCCTACGCCGAAGCCAAGGCAGCCGACTCATTTCCCAGCGGCACTCAACTCGGCTGCGGGGAGCAAGGACTCCTCGAAGTCTCCACGCTCCCCGAAGCTGACATCGTGCTGGTCGCCGTCGTCGGCGCCTGCGGCCTCAAGCCGACACTCGCCGCGATCGAAGCGGGTAAAGACATCGCACTGGCCAACAAAGAGCTCCTCGTCCTCGGCGGAGCCTTCGTCATCGAAGCCGCAAAGCGTAAAGGCGTGCGCCTGCTCCCCACCGACAGCGAGCACAATGCCATTTTTCAGTGCATCGAAGGCCACCCGCAGCAGCACCTCGAGAAACTGATCCTCACCGCATCCGGCGGACAATTTCGCGACACGCCCGTCGAGCAACTCGCCAAAGTCACCCCAGCCGATGCCACTCAGCACCCGAACTGGTCGATGGGCCCGAAAATCACAGTCGATTCCGCGACCATGGCCAACAAAGGCCTAGAGCTCATCGAAGCCCACTGGCTTTTTGGCTTGGAACCTGATCGTCTCGAAGTGGTCATTCACCCGCAGAGCATCGTCCACTCCTTCGCACAATTCATCGACGGCTCCATTCTCGCTCAGCTCAGCCCGCCCTCCATGACCTTCGCCATCCAACACTGCCTCCTCTACCCCGACCGCGCGCCGGGAGTGGATGCCACCACGGATTTCAGCAAAGCCTTTTCACTCGACTTCAAAGCGCCCGACATGGAGCGCTTCCCCTGCCTGCAGCTCGCCTATGATGCCATGCGCACTGGCGGCAGCGCACCCGCCATCTTTAACGCAGCCAACGAGATCGCCGTCGAACGCTTCCTCGCCCACGAACTGCCCTACCTCGACATCCCGCGCGTCATCGAACACACGCTCAGCAAGGTCAACGCCGCCCACGCCGCCGATCTCGAAGCACTCCTAGCCATCGACGCCGAAGCGAGGAAAGTCGCACGCGACTTTGCAACCAAGGACAGGCTGCTTTAG
- a CDS encoding phosphatidate cytidylyltransferase has translation MKQRIFSFTVLWLIVTVSLLIFGIDAGVWLIAALALFTQLELYQLFDKMGLKPFKALGVACAPIIILGSYYLGGVDGGTDIFIFCFLAAALTIIIKDLQAGRLRSFMPTLFGLIYVPFLLHFFVKVVKLAEANGYSDGTSIFLTIWIVAVAKCTDVGGLLVGMQIGKTPLSVISPKKTVEGGAGGIVFAMLIGLILLGIFNSYAPEGFTWWRSALMAIPIGIASIASDLVESAFKRQAEVKDSGNIIPGIGGIFDLTDSLLLTAPLGYLMFKYFIF, from the coding sequence ATGAAGCAACGTATCTTCAGCTTCACGGTCCTTTGGTTGATCGTCACCGTCTCTCTACTCATCTTCGGCATCGACGCAGGCGTCTGGCTCATCGCAGCACTCGCCCTGTTCACGCAGTTGGAGCTCTATCAGCTCTTCGATAAGATGGGGCTCAAGCCCTTCAAAGCACTCGGCGTCGCCTGCGCACCCATCATCATTCTCGGCTCCTATTATTTGGGCGGAGTCGATGGGGGCACCGACATCTTTATCTTCTGCTTTTTAGCCGCGGCTCTGACGATCATCATTAAAGACCTACAGGCTGGCCGTCTCCGTAGCTTCATGCCCACCCTGTTCGGACTGATCTACGTGCCGTTCCTGCTACACTTCTTCGTCAAAGTCGTGAAACTCGCCGAGGCCAACGGATACAGCGACGGCACCAGCATCTTTCTCACCATCTGGATCGTCGCAGTGGCGAAATGCACCGACGTCGGCGGCCTGCTCGTCGGCATGCAGATCGGCAAGACTCCCCTCTCCGTGATCAGCCCCAAGAAAACAGTCGAAGGTGGCGCCGGCGGCATCGTCTTTGCCATGCTCATCGGCCTCATTCTACTCGGCATCTTTAATTCCTATGCTCCCGAAGGCTTCACATGGTGGCGCTCTGCACTTATGGCGATCCCGATCGGTATCGCATCGATCGCATCTGATCTCGTCGAGTCCGCCTTCAAGCGACAAGCCGAAGTGAAAGACTCGGGCAATATCATCCCCGGCATTGGCGGCATTTTTGATCTCACCGATAGCCTACTGCTCACCGCACCCCTCGGGTATTTGATGTTCAAATACTTCATCTTCTAG
- the ispG gene encoding (E)-4-hydroxy-3-methylbut-2-enyl-diphosphate synthase, which yields MTTSSHLDYCASRFLAKRRDSRVINVGNVAIGGNNPIRIQSMTTTNTQDVDATVAQSLALAEAGCEIVRITAPNKAAAAALGDISKKLRAAKCDVPLVADIHFLPSAAMEAALHVEKVRINPGNYADKKKFAVTEYTDAAYAEELERLHEAFTPIVLRCKELGRAMRIGTNHGSLADRLMNRYGDSPLGMVESALEFIRIAESHNYYDICLSMKSSNPKVMIEAYRLAAARMDEEGMNYPLHLGVTEAGDGEDARVKSAIGIGALLNDGLGDTIRVSLTEDPIYEVPVARDLANKAMALWEQQADAPILKPVKDSIDPFDFRRRKTRVIELGPKCSIGGEVVPAVIVKTAHPITATAEIIQDVCSTQTSLKESKLEGLQIGINSSDDLAAFTGLHEALHSVVQFFVLELTENVDITDLEDYEWPKGGLAGITILQHIEQEDAFYASNLLQFCRNKGFNFAMDCQADALREEIGAQLAPMGSERLILTRSSAADTRHPVGSYRALAEAAQDFVPDAPIWIRNTLTNTLAPNAYFSDRLLESSILSGALLCDGIGDAISIETEPLLNKATTLAYNILQGARARITKTEFVACPSCGRTLFDLQSVTQKIRSRTDHLKGVTIAIMGCIVNGPGEMADADFGYVGGAPDKINLYVGKECVKYNVPSEEALDRLIDLIKEHGKWVDAS from the coding sequence ATGACAACGTCATCTCATCTCGATTACTGCGCATCGCGCTTCCTCGCTAAGCGTCGCGACTCACGCGTCATCAACGTCGGCAACGTCGCTATCGGCGGCAACAACCCGATCCGCATCCAATCGATGACGACGACCAACACGCAGGACGTCGATGCCACCGTCGCACAATCGCTCGCCCTCGCTGAAGCAGGTTGCGAGATCGTGCGCATTACCGCGCCCAACAAAGCCGCGGCCGCCGCGCTCGGCGATATTTCCAAGAAACTGCGTGCCGCTAAATGCGATGTGCCGCTCGTCGCCGACATTCACTTCCTGCCCTCTGCTGCCATGGAAGCCGCCCTCCACGTCGAGAAGGTGCGTATCAATCCCGGCAACTACGCCGACAAAAAGAAATTCGCCGTCACCGAATATACCGACGCGGCCTACGCCGAAGAACTTGAGCGTCTGCACGAAGCCTTTACCCCGATTGTTTTGCGCTGCAAAGAACTCGGCCGCGCCATGCGTATCGGCACCAATCACGGCTCACTCGCCGACCGCCTGATGAATCGCTACGGCGACTCGCCCCTTGGCATGGTCGAAAGCGCCCTCGAATTTATCCGCATCGCTGAGAGTCATAACTATTACGACATTTGCCTCTCAATGAAGTCCAGTAATCCAAAGGTGATGATCGAGGCCTACCGCCTCGCCGCGGCGCGCATGGATGAAGAAGGCATGAACTATCCGCTCCACCTCGGCGTGACCGAGGCGGGCGACGGCGAAGACGCCCGCGTCAAGAGCGCCATTGGTATCGGCGCCCTACTCAACGATGGACTTGGCGACACCATTCGCGTGTCACTCACCGAAGACCCAATCTACGAGGTGCCCGTCGCCCGCGACCTTGCCAACAAAGCCATGGCACTCTGGGAGCAACAAGCGGATGCACCGATCTTAAAACCAGTCAAAGACAGCATTGACCCGTTCGACTTCCGTCGTCGCAAAACCCGCGTAATCGAGCTCGGGCCGAAGTGCAGCATCGGTGGCGAAGTCGTCCCCGCAGTCATCGTCAAGACCGCACACCCGATCACTGCCACTGCCGAAATCATTCAAGACGTTTGCAGCACGCAGACATCACTCAAAGAAAGTAAGCTCGAAGGCCTACAAATCGGCATCAACAGTAGCGACGACCTCGCCGCATTTACCGGACTACACGAAGCACTCCACAGCGTCGTGCAATTCTTCGTGCTAGAGCTCACAGAGAACGTCGACATTACCGACCTCGAAGACTACGAATGGCCCAAAGGCGGCCTCGCAGGCATCACAATTCTGCAACACATCGAGCAAGAGGACGCCTTCTACGCCAGCAACCTCTTACAGTTCTGCCGCAACAAGGGCTTTAACTTTGCCATGGATTGCCAAGCCGACGCCCTCCGCGAAGAGATCGGCGCACAACTCGCCCCGATGGGCAGCGAACGCCTCATCCTCACACGTAGTTCCGCAGCCGATACACGCCACCCCGTCGGCAGCTACCGCGCCCTCGCCGAAGCCGCACAGGACTTCGTGCCCGACGCACCGATTTGGATACGCAACACGCTGACCAACACACTCGCGCCCAACGCCTATTTCTCCGACCGCCTGCTCGAAAGCAGTATCCTGAGCGGAGCGCTCCTCTGCGACGGCATCGGCGACGCGATCAGTATCGAGACTGAGCCCCTGCTCAACAAAGCCACCACACTGGCCTATAATATTTTACAAGGCGCCCGCGCCCGCATCACTAAGACCGAATTCGTCGCCTGCCCAAGTTGTGGTCGCACCCTATTTGATTTGCAGAGCGTGACTCAAAAAATCCGCAGTCGCACCGATCACCTCAAAGGCGTAACGATTGCGATCATGGGGTGCATCGTCAACGGCCCCGGCGAAATGGCCGACGCCGACTTCGGCTACGTCGGCGGCGCCCCCGACAAGATCAACCTCTACGTCGGCAAAGAGTGCGTGAAATACAACGTCCCTTCCGAAGAAGCCCTCGACCGCCTGATCGACTTGATCAAAGAGCACGGCAAATGGGTGGATGCGAGTTGA
- the rbsK gene encoding ribokinase produces MTRILVVGSINMDLVVTTDRVPVVGETVIGKSFKQVAGGKGANQAVAIARLGGQVDMLGAVGQDAFGESMLAGLRAEGIGCEGVKKVSDTPSGIAAITVCDGNNSIIVAPGANFAVTPEDIAANQTLYEQADIVVHQLETPIDTITASLQLARSLGKTTVLNPAPAQQLSPAIIENSDLLVPNETELADLSGMPVDTDEAVIAAARSLIHQGARELIVTLGSRGAMHVTAESVNKVGTHPVTVVDTTAAGDSFIGGLVVALSEGKSMNEALEFSKAVSALTVSATGAQTSLPHRDKVEEFLKTVT; encoded by the coding sequence ATGACCAGAATCCTAGTCGTCGGCAGTATCAATATGGATCTTGTAGTGACCACCGACCGCGTGCCGGTCGTGGGTGAGACCGTTATCGGCAAGTCCTTCAAGCAAGTTGCCGGCGGTAAAGGCGCCAATCAGGCAGTTGCGATTGCTAGGCTGGGAGGCCAGGTCGATATGTTGGGCGCTGTGGGGCAGGATGCTTTCGGTGAATCCATGCTGGCCGGACTGAGGGCCGAAGGAATCGGCTGTGAAGGCGTAAAAAAAGTGAGTGACACGCCATCCGGCATTGCTGCGATTACAGTCTGTGATGGCAATAATTCGATCATCGTCGCTCCCGGTGCCAACTTTGCCGTGACGCCGGAGGATATTGCCGCCAATCAAACACTCTATGAACAGGCAGATATTGTGGTTCACCAACTGGAAACCCCGATAGATACGATTACAGCCTCACTGCAACTGGCTCGTTCATTGGGCAAGACCACGGTGCTAAATCCGGCGCCAGCCCAACAGCTCTCCCCTGCTATTATTGAAAACAGTGATCTGCTGGTGCCGAATGAAACCGAACTCGCCGATCTATCGGGTATGCCAGTCGACACCGATGAAGCAGTGATTGCCGCCGCAAGATCCCTCATTCACCAAGGTGCGCGCGAACTGATCGTGACACTCGGATCACGCGGTGCAATGCATGTGACCGCTGAGTCAGTCAACAAAGTGGGAACTCATCCAGTGACGGTCGTCGATACCACAGCTGCTGGAGATTCTTTTATCGGCGGACTGGTGGTGGCCCTGAGTGAGGGCAAGAGCATGAATGAAGCGCTGGAATTTTCGAAGGCAGTCTCAGCGCTGACAGTTTCAGCGACCGGCGCACAGACCTCATTGCCACATCGGGATAAAGTTGAGGAATTTTTAAAAACGGTGACATGA
- a CDS encoding isoprenyl transferase, whose translation MNFSPSHQDRSPRHVAIIMDGNGRWAQERGLPRIEGHRRGAEAVKRTLKAAKDNGVEIITLYAFSVENWNRPKDEVNALMKLLDRFVAEQLPELIKRKIRLRVVGRYQELPANVQKRLVNAEKATAHFTENTLALALNYGARTEVMDAVKAIAQAAQAGNLDPETLEYADFRQYLYTGDMPDPDLVIRTSGEARLSNFLLLQAAYAEIYFTPVLWPDFDESHFKAALTDYAARERRYGKTAEQLQDS comes from the coding sequence GTGAATTTCTCTCCATCCCATCAGGATCGTTCCCCTAGACACGTCGCCATCATCATGGACGGCAATGGCCGTTGGGCTCAAGAGCGTGGACTCCCTCGCATCGAAGGCCATCGCCGCGGTGCAGAAGCCGTCAAACGCACTCTCAAAGCAGCGAAGGACAATGGCGTCGAAATCATCACACTGTATGCCTTCAGTGTGGAAAACTGGAACCGCCCAAAAGACGAAGTCAATGCACTCATGAAGCTGCTGGATCGCTTCGTCGCCGAGCAACTTCCGGAGCTCATCAAGCGCAAAATTCGCCTACGCGTCGTCGGACGCTATCAGGAACTCCCTGCAAACGTCCAAAAACGCCTCGTCAACGCCGAAAAAGCCACTGCACACTTCACCGAGAACACGCTCGCACTCGCGCTCAACTATGGCGCACGCACCGAGGTCATGGATGCCGTCAAGGCCATCGCACAAGCCGCACAAGCTGGCAATCTCGACCCCGAGACACTCGAATACGCCGACTTTCGCCAGTATCTCTACACTGGAGATATGCCCGATCCCGATCTAGTCATCCGCACCTCCGGTGAAGCACGCCTGAGTAATTTCCTGCTGCTCCAAGCCGCCTACGCCGAAATCTACTTTACACCCGTGCTCTGGCCCGACTTCGACGAATCACATTTCAAAGCCGCACTCACTGACTACGCTGCCCGCGAACGTCGCTACGGTAAAACCGCCGAACAGTTGCAAGACAGCTAA
- the rbsA gene encoding ribose ABC transporter ATP-binding protein RbsA produces the protein MEKVLELNGIVKEFPGVRALDGANLSIHKGRVMALLGENGAGKSTLMKVMTGIHSPNAGTITLRGEPRTFQNPKESQSEGIAIIHQELNLIPHLSIAENIFLGNEPLRGGLIDWKKLYHDADLLLKKLNLDHRSHELVGELSVGKQQMVEIAKALSQDASIIVMDEPTDALTDTETESLFAVIRELTAQDKSLVYITHRLKEVFEICDDVTVLRDGKFIAEGAVSDISEEWIIEKMVGRKLTDLYPRAETRPGAVTLEVQNLVGDQVKDVSFSIAEGEIVGVAGLMGAGRTEFARTIYGAYPYHSGSITVAGNKVDIRSPKQAIEHGIAYVSEDRKRDGLVLGLSVSKNMSLSSLGKFEKGLMLDRQAERSEVDSYVAAFNIKTPSIAQIIKNLSGGNQQKVAIAKALMTGPKLLILDEPTRGVDVGAKKEIYDLINSLKLKGLSILMISSDMPEVLGMSDRVIVMQNQRISGEFPIAEATQEKIMKCAIGTTEGENNE, from the coding sequence ATGGAAAAGGTATTGGAACTGAACGGAATTGTTAAAGAGTTTCCCGGAGTTCGTGCTCTAGACGGTGCCAACTTGTCGATTCATAAAGGCCGAGTGATGGCACTGCTCGGCGAAAATGGTGCGGGCAAATCCACACTCATGAAGGTGATGACCGGAATCCATTCACCCAATGCCGGCACCATCACACTTCGAGGCGAGCCCCGGACATTCCAGAACCCAAAGGAATCTCAGTCTGAAGGTATTGCAATCATTCACCAGGAGCTCAACCTGATCCCACACTTAAGCATTGCGGAGAATATCTTTCTGGGAAATGAACCGCTACGAGGCGGACTGATCGACTGGAAAAAGCTTTATCATGATGCCGACCTCCTGCTCAAAAAACTGAACCTCGATCACCGCTCTCACGAGTTGGTTGGTGAGTTGAGCGTCGGCAAACAACAGATGGTCGAAATCGCCAAGGCATTATCTCAGGATGCATCGATCATTGTCATGGATGAGCCAACCGATGCACTGACAGACACCGAGACGGAGAGTCTGTTTGCGGTGATCCGCGAACTCACCGCACAGGATAAAAGCCTCGTTTACATCACCCACCGCCTGAAGGAAGTGTTTGAGATCTGTGATGACGTCACCGTGCTACGTGATGGCAAATTCATTGCAGAGGGAGCGGTCAGCGATATCTCCGAGGAATGGATTATTGAAAAAATGGTGGGACGCAAGTTGACCGACTTGTATCCACGAGCGGAAACTCGCCCCGGCGCGGTCACTCTGGAAGTGCAGAACCTAGTCGGCGATCAAGTCAAGGATGTGAGTTTTTCCATCGCTGAAGGCGAAATTGTTGGCGTAGCCGGGCTAATGGGAGCAGGTCGCACGGAATTTGCCCGCACGATTTATGGCGCCTACCCCTATCACTCAGGGAGCATCACGGTGGCGGGTAACAAAGTAGACATCCGTTCTCCCAAACAAGCAATCGAACATGGTATTGCCTACGTCTCGGAAGATCGCAAACGTGATGGCCTGGTGCTTGGACTCTCGGTTAGTAAAAATATGAGTCTGTCATCGCTTGGAAAATTTGAAAAAGGCCTCATGCTGGACAGACAAGCTGAGCGCTCCGAAGTCGACTCCTACGTGGCGGCATTCAACATCAAAACCCCATCCATTGCCCAGATCATAAAGAACCTGTCCGGCGGCAACCAACAGAAAGTCGCCATTGCCAAGGCACTGATGACCGGACCGAAGCTCCTGATACTGGATGAACCCACTCGAGGGGTCGATGTCGGCGCAAAAAAGGAAATTTACGATTTAATCAATAGCCTCAAACTCAAAGGCTTGAGCATTCTGATGATTTCTTCGGATATGCCGGAGGTCCTCGGCATGAGTGACCGTGTGATTGTAATGCAAAACCAACGTATCAGCGGCGAATTCCCGATTGCGGAAGCGACTCAGGAAAAAATTATGAAATGCGCAATTGGCACAACAGAAGGAGAAAATAATGAATAA
- the rseP gene encoding RIP metalloprotease RseP — protein MLLNIFYIAIALLALSFCIFIHELGHFIAAKKRGLIADRFSIGFGPRLFGWKWRGTDFRISLLPLGGYVSLPQLADMGRLEGGEEDEADDLPPISYADKMIVAVMGAVFNIILAFCLSLVLWGVGRDIVKTTTIDVVPEQIVNSEGEVVAGPGFEAGLQSGDTVLEINGEHINDWMHLQNAVMTSTGREDDGRPSVEVTVLRGKEPLTVTAYPVLITSEDIRTLALQPGTELVVSMVQENMPAFEAGMLPGDQPIELNDEPITSSAFLSVYLKNHKGGLIDVTVLREGEEVVLPIEPRIAAGEDSPRFGFAYYYEAQTERVHLNPIEQISAMARTMKSTLVALVSPKSDVKVRNMSGPVGIVHGLTAMARYGWIDLVWFLALINVNLAIFNVLPIPVLDGGHMLFATISKIIGRPLPRKFMEGAYTACVVILFSFVIYVSFFDVKRVGQDMGIGQGDETSNVEPEGTSNVEPEGTLNVELPTSNVESTEAPSTKDPE, from the coding sequence ATGCTCCTCAACATCTTCTATATCGCCATCGCGCTGCTCGCGTTGAGCTTCTGTATTTTCATCCACGAACTCGGCCACTTCATCGCGGCTAAAAAGCGTGGACTCATCGCCGACCGTTTCTCGATCGGCTTCGGCCCTCGCCTCTTCGGATGGAAATGGCGCGGCACCGACTTCCGCATCTCACTCCTACCACTCGGTGGCTACGTCTCCCTCCCTCAACTCGCCGACATGGGCCGACTCGAAGGCGGCGAAGAGGACGAAGCCGACGACCTCCCTCCAATTTCCTACGCCGACAAAATGATCGTCGCCGTGATGGGCGCGGTCTTTAACATCATTCTCGCCTTCTGCCTCTCGCTAGTTCTCTGGGGCGTCGGTCGTGACATCGTTAAAACCACTACGATCGACGTCGTCCCTGAGCAAATCGTTAACTCTGAAGGCGAAGTCGTTGCAGGCCCTGGATTCGAAGCTGGCCTACAATCCGGCGACACTGTGCTGGAAATTAACGGCGAGCACATCAACGACTGGATGCACCTGCAAAACGCGGTCATGACCAGCACCGGGCGCGAGGACGACGGACGCCCAAGTGTCGAAGTCACAGTGCTACGTGGTAAAGAGCCACTCACCGTCACCGCCTATCCCGTGCTCATCACCTCCGAAGATATCCGCACCCTTGCCCTGCAACCCGGCACCGAGCTAGTCGTCAGCATGGTGCAGGAAAACATGCCCGCCTTCGAAGCTGGCATGCTCCCAGGCGACCAACCCATTGAGCTCAACGACGAGCCAATCACATCCTCAGCCTTCCTCAGCGTCTATTTGAAAAACCACAAAGGCGGCCTAATCGACGTCACCGTGCTTCGCGAAGGCGAAGAAGTCGTCCTGCCGATTGAACCACGCATCGCTGCTGGTGAAGACTCTCCACGCTTCGGATTTGCGTATTACTACGAAGCACAAACCGAACGCGTGCACCTCAACCCCATAGAGCAAATCAGCGCAATGGCACGCACCATGAAGTCGACGCTGGTTGCACTCGTAAGCCCCAAGTCCGACGTCAAAGTGCGTAATATGAGCGGCCCTGTCGGCATCGTCCACGGCCTCACAGCGATGGCACGTTACGGCTGGATCGACCTCGTCTGGTTCCTCGCATTGATCAACGTCAACCTCGCGATCTTCAACGTCCTCCCGATCCCTGTGCTAGATGGCGGTCACATGCTGTTTGCCACGATCTCAAAAATCATCGGTCGACCGCTCCCACGCAAATTCATGGAAGGCGCCTACACCGCATGCGTCGTCATACTCTTCTCCTTTGTGATCTACGTCTCCTTCTTCGACGTCAAACGCGTCGGCCAAGACATGGGCATCGGCCAAGGCGACGAAACGTCGAACGTCGAACCCGAGGGAACGTCGAACGTCGAACCCGAGGGAACGTTGAACGTCGAACTTCCAACATCGAACGTCGAATCCACTGAAGCACCCTCCACAAAGGATCCAGAATAA
- a CDS encoding glycerophosphodiester phosphodiesterase produces MQKLLLLIGLLYFWSLGHATAVDIEASDTSVTIIAHRGSGLTPTSGTKLIGNTFNAIQQGVDHGANWIEIDIRQSKDGTLMVFHDETVDRVTNGTGAFDSFTKAQLQAFELNVAPIEHIPTLKSVLRKFEARNVRFVIDIKVHGIRQQLEPLLAQHIDKQNVMLFGKYSILKEYIDSPYPLGYTALYSEGSNRYRFWLGHDFLLKRCITLGADTLVLPPIFLKQSLIKSAKEEGLTVWSYGNNAPPAWNHAISYGVTGLIVDDVALTVEQLSSESGANQEPQSNAGIL; encoded by the coding sequence ATGCAGAAGCTTCTATTACTGATAGGGCTTCTGTATTTCTGGTCACTAGGGCACGCAACAGCCGTAGATATTGAAGCATCCGACACAAGCGTCACCATCATTGCTCATCGCGGCAGTGGTTTGACTCCAACCTCGGGCACGAAACTGATCGGCAATACGTTCAACGCCATTCAACAAGGGGTCGATCACGGAGCGAATTGGATCGAGATTGATATACGCCAATCCAAAGACGGCACCTTGATGGTCTTTCACGACGAAACCGTCGACCGAGTCACCAATGGCACTGGAGCATTCGACTCATTCACCAAGGCACAGCTTCAGGCCTTCGAGCTCAACGTCGCGCCGATCGAGCATATCCCGACATTGAAATCCGTGCTTCGAAAATTCGAAGCACGGAACGTCCGTTTCGTAATTGACATCAAAGTCCATGGTATTCGTCAGCAACTTGAACCGCTCCTAGCACAACACATAGACAAACAAAATGTAATGCTCTTTGGAAAATACAGCATACTCAAAGAATACATCGATAGTCCCTACCCACTAGGCTACACTGCTCTTTATTCTGAAGGCAGTAATCGCTATCGATTTTGGCTCGGCCATGACTTCCTACTAAAACGCTGCATAACGCTCGGCGCCGACACGCTTGTGCTGCCTCCTATTTTCTTAAAACAATCACTGATCAAAAGCGCCAAAGAAGAAGGACTCACGGTATGGTCCTACGGGAACAACGCTCCACCAGCATGGAATCACGCGATCAGTTACGGCGTCACGGGTCTGATCGTGGACGATGTCGCACTCACCGTTGAGCAACTGTCATCGGAGTCAGGCGCAAACCAGGAACCTCAGTCTAACGCTGGCATACTTTAA